In Taeniopygia guttata chromosome Z, bTaeGut7.mat, whole genome shotgun sequence, one genomic interval encodes:
- the LOC140681999 gene encoding uncharacterized protein: MVVDRTEETTVSALAPSPPGEAEEEKIEKYDREAPSVVTPEPESSEPMTETPAVSALAPSPPGEQAKEEQIEEYDLEAQSGVTPEPESPEAMTEATTVSALAPSAPCEEAKEEQTEEYDLEAPSVVTPEPESPEPMIETTAVSALAPSPLGEEAKREQVEQYDLEAPSVVTAQPESLEPVLPEKEQEQPALSEMPWQTRGELFPAREQEEQLRQQVEEPQENAQNIKAESQAELPGAQSAIMEVKKGNKEDMRRIQEEMNLRQQRGDQQDQVSERVAATPLMKDPLSCILQNLKEQLDTEFQKIDTKMKAKEKRQEEEMKIIREKLNRLPQALQEQVQMLTSHRAACKDFQQMSGNEEPQAWHEVQEPSPPKLLQVEHDLKMVQEKWTHLNKELQMCLKPLEWERNP; this comes from the exons atggtggtagat aggacagaggaaacaacagtgtctgccctggctccctctcctcctggtgaagccgaagaggaaaaaattgagaAGTATGACCgcgaggctccatcagtggtcacacctgagcctgaatcttctgagcca atgacagagacaccagcagtgtctgccctggctccctctcctcctggtgaacaagccaaagaggagcaaattgaggagtatgaccttgAGGCTCAATCAGGGgtcacaccagagcctgaatctcctgaggCA atgacagaggcaacaacagtgtctgccttggctccctctgctccttgtgaagaagccaaagaggagcaaactgaggagtatgacctcgaggctccatcagtggtcacgcctgagcctgaatctcctgagcca atgatagagacaacagcagtgtctgccctggctccgtCTCCTcttggtgaagaagccaaacgAGAGCAAGTTGAGCAGTATGACctcgaggctccatcagtggtcacagcacagcctgaatCTTTGGAGCCA GTCCTtccagagaaagagcaggagcagcctgcttTGTCAGAGATGCCATGGCAGACTCGGGGAGAGCTGTTCCCAGCCCGagagcaggaagagcagctcaggcagcaggtgGAAGAGCCACAGGAGAATGCCCAG AACATCAAGGCAGAGTCACAAGCAGAGCTGCCCGGGGCTCAGAGTGCCATCATGGAAGTGAAGAAGGGGAACAAGGAAGACATGAGAAGAATTCAAGAGGAGATGAATCTCCGTCAGCAGAGGGGCGATCAACAAGACCAGGTGAGTGAAAGAGTGGCAGCCACTCCACTCATGAAAGATCCTCTTTCTTGTATTTTACAGAACTTGAAGGAACAGCTGGACACGGAGTTTCAGAAAATTGACACTAAGATGAAGGCAAAGGAGAAGAggcaggaagaagaaatgaaaatcatCAGAGAAAAACTTAATCGTCTCCCTCAGGCTCTACAAGAGCAA GTGCAAATGTTGACATCTCACCGGGCAGCCTGCAAAGACTTCCAGCAAATGAGTGGCAATGAAGAGCCCCAGGCCTGGCATGAGGTACAGGAACCATCCCCACCAAAGTTACTACAAGTTGAGCATGACCTGAAGATGGTGCAGGAAAAGTGGACACATTTGAACAAGGAGCTGCAAATGTGTCTGAAGCCCTTGGAGTGGGAAAGGAATCCTTGA
- the LOC140681940 gene encoding serine/threonine-protein kinase PAK 3-like produces MENPMGKYSELEYIGSGTFGFVVRAINKATGVEVAIKKINLQGPRKKELKVYELMTVKINKNPNVVNYLGSYLVDNQFWLVMEFMDGGTLSDVISKTYLSEDEIAAISRECLQGLDFLHWNHVIYRDVKSDNILLRTDGSVKLADFGLFAQLTPEQRRRSSVAGTSGWMAPEVLTGQPYGPKVDIWSFGIVGIEMVEGEVPHRNETPVSAELPIARGERPQLRKPNRFSPHLCDFLSCCLQTDEEQRWSAKRLLQHPFVTSAKPVSILAPLITVLKWMEKRRM; encoded by the exons ATGGAAAACCCCATGGGGAAATATTCTGAACTGGAATATATTGGCAGCGG GACTTTTGGATTTGTGGTTAGAGCAATCAACAAAGCCACAGGAGTAGAG gtggccataaagaaaataaatctccaaGGACCGAGGAAGAAGGAACTAAAAGTCTATGAACTCATGACTGTGAAGATAAATAAGAATCCCAACGTGGTCAACTATTTAGGCAG ctaCCTTGTGGATAATCAATTCTGGCTGGTTATGGAGTTCATGGATGGAGGCACTCTGAGCGATGTCATCAGCAAGACCTACCTGTCTGAAGACGAGATAGCAGCCATCAGTCGGGAG tgcctgcaaggattGGATTTTCTTCACTGGAACCACGTGATCTACCGAGATGTGAAGAGTGACAACATCCTTCTCAGAACCGACGGCTCTGTCAAGCTGG CTGACTTTGGCCTCTTTGCTCAGCTCACCCCTGAGCAGCGTAGACGGAGCTCAGTGGCCGGCACTTCTGGCTGGATGGCACCTGAAGTGCTGACAGGTCAACCATatggccccaaagtggacatatGGTCTTTTGGAATCGTGGGCATCGAAATGGTGGAAGGAGAAGTTCCTCACAGGAATGAAACTCCTGTTTCG gcTGAACTCCCAATAGCCAGAGGAGAGAGACCACAGCTGCGGAAGCCCAACCGATTCTCGCCTCACCTGTGTGActttctgagctgctgcctgcagacagaCGAAGAGCAGCGCTGGTCTGCCAAGAGGCTCCTGCAG CATCCATTTGTAACATCAGCCAAACCAGTGTCCATCCTGGCACCACTCATCACTGTCCTGAAGtggatggagaagagaagaaTGTAA